Proteins encoded by one window of Hyphomicrobium nitrativorans NL23:
- a CDS encoding alpha/beta hydrolase, protein MSKNEKINAYRGSLVIPGGKVGVLLVHSLGGNPIELRFVAQGLARQGYTVYCPLVPGLGGGTDPSGLSSWRDWYQAIEEAHDELKAHCDVVIVGGLSAGSMLALRLARERANDVHGLILFAPTMKPNGWAIPLTFNLFRLVYHKWVASLMRFKQRAPFGIKDERIRNFVIDSFKSEGRSMEDLFSRGGGLVWEFTRLARDVKRRLGEISQQAVIFHPRRDDQSDISNAFQLQRKLGGLVDVTVLDDSYHMVTLDRQRSVVVDRTVDFVQRLTQRLEEKAAVSRFLKGNGVAE, encoded by the coding sequence ATGAGCAAGAACGAAAAAATCAACGCCTACCGTGGCAGTCTCGTCATTCCCGGTGGCAAAGTTGGCGTGCTTTTGGTGCATAGCCTTGGCGGCAACCCCATCGAGTTGAGGTTCGTTGCTCAAGGTCTCGCGCGACAGGGTTACACGGTTTACTGCCCGCTCGTACCGGGCCTCGGTGGCGGCACCGATCCCTCCGGCCTGTCGTCCTGGCGCGATTGGTATCAGGCGATCGAAGAAGCGCACGACGAACTCAAAGCCCATTGCGACGTCGTCATCGTGGGCGGCCTCTCTGCAGGTTCGATGCTTGCGCTCCGGCTCGCGCGCGAACGCGCCAACGACGTTCACGGCCTCATCCTTTTCGCGCCGACGATGAAGCCGAACGGCTGGGCCATTCCGCTGACCTTCAACTTGTTCCGGCTCGTTTATCACAAGTGGGTCGCATCTTTGATGCGCTTCAAGCAGCGCGCGCCCTTCGGCATCAAGGACGAGCGCATTCGCAATTTCGTCATCGACTCCTTCAAGAGCGAAGGACGGTCGATGGAGGATCTCTTCAGCCGCGGCGGCGGGCTGGTTTGGGAGTTCACGCGGCTTGCGCGCGATGTTAAGCGCCGGCTCGGCGAAATCTCGCAGCAGGCCGTTATCTTCCATCCGCGTCGCGACGATCAGAGCGACATCTCGAACGCCTTCCAACTCCAGCGCAAGCTGGGCGGGCTCGTGGACGTCACCGTCCTGGACGACAGCTATCACATGGTCACGCTCGACCGGCAGCGCTCGGTCGTCGTCGACCGCACGGTGGATTTCGTCCAGCGCCTCACGCAACGCCTCGAAGAGAAGGCCGCCGTTTCGCGTTTCCTCAAGGGGAACGGCGTCGCCGAGTAG
- a CDS encoding DUF2147 domain-containing protein: MIERTFALMGFAARLLPAAVVGLVAVSTASHARPELGLWYDDSGDGAVEIYICNDDPNRLCGRIAWLKDPLTAEGTPKHDRYNPKPDLQNRPICGLPVIGNLGLMRDGTFDGGWIYDPKAGKSYSVALQLASPDQLVVTGYLGVKMMGKSFNWRRAGPEVQPCDGLPPA; the protein is encoded by the coding sequence ATGATCGAAAGAACGTTTGCCCTTATGGGCTTTGCAGCGCGGCTCCTCCCGGCAGCCGTCGTTGGTTTGGTTGCCGTGTCCACCGCGAGCCATGCTCGTCCGGAACTCGGCCTCTGGTACGATGACTCCGGAGACGGTGCCGTCGAGATTTACATCTGTAACGACGACCCTAATCGCCTGTGCGGCCGCATTGCGTGGCTCAAGGATCCGCTGACGGCAGAGGGCACGCCTAAGCACGATCGCTACAACCCGAAACCGGACCTTCAGAACCGCCCGATCTGCGGCCTGCCCGTCATCGGCAACCTGGGTCTGATGAGAGACGGCACGTTCGACGGCGGCTGGATCTACGATCCAAAGGCCGGCAAGTCCTACAGCGTCGCGTTGCAACTCGCCTCGCCCGATCAGCTCGTCGTCACCGGCTATCTCGGCGTGAAGATGATGGGCAAGTCGTTCAATTGGCGCCGGGCCGGCCCAGAGGTGCAGCCTTGTGATGGCCTACCGCCAGCCTGA
- a CDS encoding ABC transporter permease, producing MILTLAFRNLFHDRIRLAVTLVGILFSIVLVAIQLGMYLGSSRMITDMIERSNGELWITAFDAKSFEEGGILLTSRERHQALATPGVQAVVPLVVSFAEWRKAEGGSTRVVVVGTDAEDGGLAPWSLVDGTWQDIKSPDAVSADDTYFRELGIDGIGDTAQIGTGRVKVKALTHRIRSFTQSPYVFTPLQRARNLLGVDGDRASFYLVQLVPGTDVEVVRQELLKRLDGAEVLTKEEFHERSLSQWLFRTGAGLALIGGALLGILVGTVIVAQTLYSSTKDHLNEFATLRALGSSSGYIYKVILAQAGLSAVIGYVLGILISLGILYISRNTPLPLVMTPGLAVALLGLTLFMSGVSAISAIMKVTRIDPATVFSR from the coding sequence ATGATCCTCACGCTCGCGTTCCGTAATCTCTTCCATGACCGAATCCGGCTTGCCGTCACGCTGGTCGGCATCCTGTTTTCCATCGTGCTCGTTGCGATCCAGCTTGGCATGTATCTCGGCTCCAGCCGCATGATTACCGACATGATCGAGCGCTCCAACGGCGAACTCTGGATCACCGCGTTCGACGCCAAGAGCTTCGAGGAGGGCGGCATTCTTCTCACCTCGCGAGAACGCCACCAGGCTCTCGCCACACCGGGCGTTCAGGCCGTGGTCCCGCTCGTCGTCTCGTTCGCGGAATGGCGGAAGGCGGAGGGCGGCTCGACCCGCGTCGTCGTGGTCGGTACGGATGCGGAAGACGGCGGGCTCGCGCCATGGTCGCTCGTCGACGGCACGTGGCAGGACATCAAGTCGCCGGACGCGGTCTCCGCCGACGACACCTACTTCCGCGAGCTCGGCATCGACGGCATCGGCGATACGGCCCAGATCGGCACCGGCCGCGTGAAGGTGAAGGCGCTGACGCATCGCATCCGCTCGTTCACCCAGTCTCCCTACGTGTTCACGCCGTTGCAGCGCGCGCGCAACCTGCTCGGCGTCGACGGCGACAGGGCCTCGTTTTACCTCGTGCAGCTTGTGCCGGGCACGGATGTGGAAGTCGTTCGCCAGGAGCTTCTGAAGCGGCTCGACGGCGCGGAGGTGCTGACCAAGGAAGAGTTCCACGAACGGAGCCTCAGCCAGTGGCTGTTCCGCACCGGCGCCGGTCTCGCGCTCATCGGCGGCGCGCTGCTCGGCATCCTCGTCGGCACGGTGATCGTGGCGCAGACGCTCTATTCGAGCACGAAGGATCACCTCAACGAGTTCGCGACGCTGCGCGCGCTCGGCTCGTCGTCGGGATACATCTACAAGGTCATTCTCGCGCAGGCCGGGCTTTCGGCCGTGATCGGCTACGTGCTCGGAATACTCATCTCTCTCGGCATTCTCTACATCAGCCGCAATACGCCGCTGCCCCTCGTCATGACGCCGGGGCTCGCGGTGGCGCTGCTCGGCCTCACGCTCTTCATGTCGGGCGTGTCCGCGATCTCGGCGATCATGAAAGTCACCCGCATCGATCCAGCCACGGTGTTCAGCAGATGA
- a CDS encoding ABC transporter ATP-binding protein, whose amino-acid sequence MTKNTPVLECENVVKELGKGAGKVVALKGVNLALAKGELTLLMGPSGSGKTTLLSILGCILTPTSGIVRVAGESTEGKTAEELANLRRKHIGFIFQSYNLFPTLSAFENVRIALDVIGQKGYPAARRAEEVLRDVGLGHRLRNFPSNLSGGEQQRVAVARAIAAQPSVVLADEPTAALDSENGHAVMALLARVAKEQDRCVLAVTHDPRTLGYADRVVRIEDGLIVGEERRPQGLDAPEITDLTKRRKANA is encoded by the coding sequence ATGACGAAAAACACGCCCGTCCTCGAATGCGAAAACGTGGTCAAGGAACTCGGCAAGGGGGCCGGCAAGGTCGTGGCCCTCAAGGGCGTCAACCTTGCGCTCGCCAAGGGCGAACTCACGTTGCTGATGGGCCCTTCGGGCAGCGGGAAGACGACGCTGCTCTCGATCCTCGGCTGCATTCTCACTCCCACATCCGGCATCGTGCGGGTGGCGGGCGAGTCGACGGAGGGCAAGACGGCGGAAGAACTCGCGAACCTGCGCCGCAAGCACATCGGCTTCATCTTCCAGTCGTACAACCTGTTCCCGACGCTGTCGGCGTTCGAGAACGTCCGCATCGCGCTCGATGTGATCGGGCAGAAGGGCTATCCGGCCGCGCGACGTGCCGAGGAAGTGCTGCGCGACGTCGGGTTGGGGCATCGACTTCGGAATTTCCCGTCCAACCTGTCGGGTGGTGAGCAGCAGCGCGTGGCGGTTGCCCGCGCGATTGCCGCTCAGCCCTCCGTCGTGCTCGCGGACGAGCCGACGGCGGCGCTCGACAGCGAGAACGGGCATGCGGTCATGGCGCTGCTCGCGCGCGTCGCCAAGGAGCAGGATCGCTGCGTGCTGGCCGTGACACACGATCCCAGAACACTCGGATATGCCGACCGCGTCGTGCGTATCGAGGACGGACTCATCGTCGGAGAGGAGCGCAGGCCGCAGGGCCTCGACGCGCCCGAGATCACCGACCTGACAAAGAGGCGAAAAGCAAATGCGTAA
- a CDS encoding HlyD family secretion protein encodes MRKLDPTFYTVAIAAVLAIAASVLLNQLVGSTPGSHAQKMTGGSAHAANTSTLRPVWAASATGRVEPSGGEVRIAAEIPARIVEVIATTNDRVSGGDLLVRLDSSDLMQKLIAAEAEAEVRVRERDEDVEEAAATGPALDRRKAEDALYASERASFRALMAADDVYRQHRADEADADALTKAREALAEAEQKEADDRAALEKLAENANMPLPTRLESSLTIARTEVAQVVHAIEKTRVRAPQDGAVLNVWAKVGEMAAPSPDAALLLFGDISSLRVRAEVEERDVTRIRIGQRVVVRADAFPDQEFEGVVTQIAPALGAPRITSRGPRRPTDVEVLEVLIGLDGTPPLLTGMRVDAFFRHEAAAAATQ; translated from the coding sequence ATGCGTAAGCTCGACCCCACCTTTTACACCGTGGCTATCGCCGCGGTGCTTGCCATCGCGGCAAGCGTGCTGCTGAACCAGCTCGTCGGCAGTACGCCCGGCTCGCACGCCCAGAAGATGACGGGCGGTTCCGCACACGCGGCCAACACGTCCACGCTCCGGCCCGTGTGGGCGGCTTCGGCCACCGGGCGTGTCGAGCCTTCCGGGGGCGAAGTCCGGATCGCGGCCGAAATTCCGGCCCGGATCGTCGAGGTCATCGCCACCACGAACGACCGCGTGAGCGGTGGCGACCTGCTCGTCCGCCTCGACAGCAGCGATCTCATGCAGAAGCTGATCGCGGCAGAGGCGGAGGCAGAAGTTCGCGTGCGCGAGCGTGACGAGGACGTCGAGGAAGCCGCTGCGACGGGCCCCGCCCTCGACCGGCGGAAGGCCGAGGACGCGCTTTACGCTTCCGAACGGGCCAGCTTCCGCGCGCTGATGGCGGCGGACGACGTGTATCGCCAGCACCGGGCCGACGAAGCAGATGCGGACGCACTGACCAAGGCCCGCGAAGCGCTCGCCGAAGCCGAGCAGAAGGAAGCCGACGACCGCGCCGCGCTCGAAAAGCTCGCTGAGAACGCGAACATGCCGCTACCAACCCGACTCGAATCCTCGCTCACGATTGCGCGGACCGAGGTCGCCCAGGTGGTGCACGCCATCGAAAAGACGCGCGTGCGCGCGCCGCAGGACGGAGCTGTTCTCAACGTGTGGGCGAAGGTCGGCGAGATGGCCGCGCCGTCTCCCGATGCGGCATTGCTGTTGTTCGGCGACATCTCCAGCCTTCGCGTCCGCGCGGAGGTCGAAGAACGCGACGTGACGCGCATCCGCATCGGCCAGCGCGTCGTGGTCCGCGCCGACGCATTCCCGGACCAGGAGTTCGAGGGTGTCGTCACGCAAATCGCGCCGGCGCTCGGCGCGCCCCGGATCACGTCGCGCGGTCCGCGCCGTCCGACGGACGTGGAAGTTCTCGAAGTACTGATCGGGCTCGACGGAACGCCGCCGCTGCTCACCGGCATGCGCGTCGACGCGTTCTTCCGGCACGAGGCTGCCGCCGCGGCGACGCAGTAG
- a CDS encoding efflux RND transporter permease subunit: MNLNVSAWAIRNPVPSIVLFLVLMVLGMQAFQALPVTRFPNIDVPLIQIRIYQAGAAPTELETQVTKRVEDAVSGVNGVKHITSTVTEGASLTSIEFRLEIDSDRALNDVKDAVQRIKTDLPRTIEEPVVTRVELEGLPIVTYAARAPGMTPEELSWFVDDTVSRLLQGVPGVSEVRRMGGVEREIRIDLDPDRLLSFGVTAGDVNAQVRASNVNLAGGRGEIAGREQAIRTLASKVTVSELAATMVALPGGRKVRLDQLGTVTDSIAEPRTFAKLDGEFIVAFSVSRAKGASDTVVAAAVAERLKEIETRYPDVAIQRIDNTVDYTMGVYEATMKTLLEGAVLAVIVVFLFLRDLRATVIAAVALPLSIVPAFWAMSVMDFSLNLVSLLAVTIVTGILVDDAIVEIENIDRHIHQGKSAWRASLEGADEIGLAVIATTLTIIAVFTPVSFMGGIAGQYFKQFGLVVSAAVFFSLLVARLITPMMTAYFMRPSAHAEKEGWILRTYTRLVRWSVRHYVMTVMLGLMVFAGSIGSFFLLPSGFMPTEDSGRMLLGVELPPGSRLADTERTLDEIARRVSERPDVESAFALGGTLLGGGEEVRKATLIITLVPRKERALSQGDIREELSRNLAGLPDIRYFFLQDDGQRELQLVVTGRDGDAVTRIAAELTSEAKRLNQLTNVVSTAELDRPELRIYPRSELAAELGITTEAISEAVRIATIGDIGANLAKFDVADRQVPIRVQLRESARENRQLLEELKVATASGGAVPLSAVATFSYGQSPTAIDRYDRTRRIVLGADLVPGTPLGDAVKAVMALPAAQDLPPGVEIREFGAAEIMGEVFESFGAAMAAGLMMVYAVLVLLFASFLQPITILFSLPLSIGGAIVGLALTGNTISLPVVIGVLMLMGIVTKNAILLVDFGIEEMRRGTERREAIVDAGRKRARPIIMTTIAMAAGMLPSALALDSGGEFRAPMAIAVIGGLLSSTVLSLVFVPAVFVLMDDVGQWIWRFFGRFVGPRDEPGDNPSASPPTSPRPAAAE, from the coding sequence ATGAACCTCAACGTCTCGGCGTGGGCGATCCGAAATCCGGTGCCCTCGATCGTTCTGTTCCTGGTGCTGATGGTGCTGGGAATGCAGGCGTTCCAGGCGCTGCCCGTCACGCGCTTCCCAAACATCGACGTTCCGCTCATCCAGATCCGCATCTATCAGGCGGGCGCGGCGCCGACCGAGCTTGAGACCCAGGTCACGAAGCGTGTCGAAGATGCCGTCTCCGGCGTCAATGGCGTGAAGCACATCACCTCGACCGTCACCGAAGGCGCGTCGCTGACCAGCATCGAATTTCGCCTGGAGATCGACTCGGATCGCGCCCTGAATGATGTGAAGGATGCCGTCCAGCGCATCAAGACCGACCTGCCGCGCACGATAGAAGAGCCGGTCGTGACGCGCGTCGAGCTGGAAGGCCTCCCCATCGTCACCTACGCGGCGCGCGCGCCGGGCATGACGCCGGAGGAACTCTCCTGGTTCGTGGACGATACGGTGTCGCGCCTGTTGCAGGGTGTGCCCGGCGTTTCGGAAGTGCGCCGCATGGGCGGCGTCGAGCGTGAGATCCGTATCGATCTCGATCCCGACCGCCTGCTGTCATTCGGCGTCACGGCGGGAGATGTGAACGCACAGGTTCGTGCGTCGAACGTCAATCTTGCCGGAGGCCGCGGCGAGATTGCGGGCCGCGAGCAGGCGATCCGTACGCTCGCAAGCAAGGTAACCGTGAGCGAGCTGGCCGCCACGATGGTCGCGCTTCCCGGCGGCAGAAAGGTGCGGCTCGACCAACTCGGAACGGTGACGGATTCGATTGCGGAGCCGCGCACGTTCGCCAAGCTCGATGGAGAATTCATCGTCGCGTTCTCGGTCAGCCGTGCGAAGGGCGCGAGCGACACCGTGGTTGCCGCCGCGGTGGCCGAGCGCTTGAAGGAGATCGAGACCCGCTATCCCGACGTCGCCATTCAACGCATCGACAACACCGTCGACTACACGATGGGCGTTTACGAAGCGACCATGAAGACGCTGCTCGAAGGCGCTGTGCTGGCCGTCATCGTGGTATTCCTGTTCCTGCGCGATTTGCGCGCGACCGTCATCGCAGCCGTTGCGCTGCCGCTCTCCATCGTGCCGGCGTTCTGGGCCATGTCGGTGATGGACTTTTCGCTCAATCTCGTGAGCCTCCTCGCCGTCACGATCGTGACCGGCATTCTCGTCGACGACGCCATCGTCGAGATCGAGAACATCGACCGGCACATCCATCAAGGGAAATCCGCCTGGCGCGCGTCCCTCGAAGGCGCGGACGAGATCGGCCTTGCGGTTATCGCTACGACACTCACCATCATCGCCGTCTTCACGCCCGTGTCGTTCATGGGCGGCATCGCCGGCCAGTACTTCAAGCAGTTCGGTCTCGTCGTATCCGCGGCGGTCTTCTTCTCGTTGCTCGTCGCGCGTCTCATCACACCGATGATGACCGCCTACTTCATGCGTCCGAGCGCCCACGCCGAGAAGGAAGGCTGGATTCTCCGAACCTACACGCGCCTCGTGCGCTGGTCCGTTCGCCACTATGTCATGACGGTCATGCTCGGCCTCATGGTGTTCGCGGGCTCCATCGGCAGCTTTTTCCTTCTGCCGTCCGGATTCATGCCCACCGAGGATTCGGGCCGCATGTTGCTCGGCGTCGAGCTCCCGCCTGGTTCGCGCCTCGCGGATACGGAGCGTACGCTGGACGAGATCGCGCGCCGCGTCAGCGAGCGGCCGGACGTCGAGAGCGCGTTCGCGCTCGGCGGCACGCTGCTGGGCGGCGGTGAGGAAGTGCGCAAGGCGACGCTCATCATCACGCTCGTTCCGCGCAAAGAGCGCGCGCTCTCGCAAGGCGATATCCGCGAGGAATTGAGCCGCAATCTCGCGGGCCTCCCCGACATCCGCTACTTCTTCCTGCAGGACGATGGCCAGCGTGAACTCCAACTCGTCGTGACGGGACGGGACGGCGACGCCGTGACGCGCATCGCGGCCGAACTGACGAGCGAGGCGAAGCGTCTGAACCAGCTTACCAACGTCGTGTCCACCGCCGAGCTGGACCGGCCGGAGCTGCGCATTTATCCGCGCTCCGAGCTTGCGGCCGAGCTTGGCATCACCACCGAAGCGATCTCTGAGGCTGTTCGCATCGCCACCATCGGCGACATCGGCGCAAACCTCGCCAAGTTCGACGTGGCCGACCGTCAGGTTCCGATCCGCGTGCAGCTGCGCGAAAGCGCGCGCGAAAATCGCCAGCTTCTCGAAGAGCTGAAGGTGGCAACGGCCTCGGGCGGCGCTGTGCCGCTCTCTGCGGTGGCGACGTTCAGCTACGGCCAGAGCCCGACCGCCATCGACCGTTACGACCGCACGCGCCGTATCGTGCTTGGCGCCGACCTCGTGCCCGGCACGCCGCTGGGAGACGCGGTGAAGGCCGTGATGGCGTTGCCGGCGGCGCAGGATCTTCCGCCGGGCGTCGAGATCCGCGAGTTCGGCGCGGCCGAGATCATGGGCGAAGTGTTCGAGAGCTTCGGGGCAGCCATGGCCGCGGGTCTCATGATGGTTTACGCGGTGCTCGTGCTCCTGTTCGCGAGCTTCCTGCAACCGATCACCATTCTGTTCTCTCTGCCGCTCTCCATCGGTGGTGCGATTGTCGGCCTCGCGCTCACGGGCAACACCATCAGCCTTCCGGTCGTGATCGGCGTGTTGATGCTGATGGGGATCGTGACGAAAAACGCGATCCTGCTCGTGGACTTCGGCATCGAGGAAATGCGCCGCGGCACGGAACGGCGCGAGGCCATCGTCGATGCCGGCCGCAAGCGCGCGCGTCCAATCATTATGACGACCATTGCCATGGCGGCAGGCATGCTGCCCTCGGCACTCGCGCTCGATTCAGGCGGCGAGTTCCGCGCCCCGATGGCGATCGCGGTGATCGGCGGTCTTCTCTCGTCGACGGTCTTGAGCCTCGTGTTCGTGCCGGCGGTGTTCGTCCTTATGGACGATGTGGGTCAGTGGATCTGGCGCTTCTTCGGCCGCTTCGTCGGTCCCCGCGACGAACCAGGCGACAATCCATCGGCATCGCCGCCCACATCGCCACGCCCCGCAGCCGCGGAGTAA
- a CDS encoding efflux RND transporter periplasmic adaptor subunit, with product MKKRLLIILLGLGGLAVAAYQSGLVAPYLETLAAKHETEEKAEAPKSGPPVPVVSVVYARRADFVDSVLVTGSFAAREEILVAPEVDGMRVLEIRAEVGDRVKKGDVLAVLVTEQIDAQIAANDAALASATAAIARSQSLIAEQEARVAEAEAQLERARPLVKSKHLSESVFDQRIALAKTAEAQLASAKSALAQAEAEKAQIQAQRRELDWRHSNAEVRAPTDGVVSRRSGRVGGIATASALTGGDTMFRLIENGEIELEAEVVETHLWKVKPGQQARIRASGGIEVTGTVRLVSPEVDKATRLGNVRIFLGDRDDIKIGAFGRGIIETGAGSAVAVPLSAVLYTDDGPTVQVVVDGEIATRNVKTGHETAGMIGIESGVAEGELVVQKSGTFLRDGDAVRPLKPDEATPGKLSEAGR from the coding sequence ATGAAAAAGCGCCTTCTCATTATTCTTCTGGGACTCGGCGGCCTCGCTGTCGCCGCGTATCAATCAGGCCTCGTCGCCCCCTATCTCGAAACGCTCGCGGCCAAACACGAGACTGAAGAAAAAGCCGAAGCGCCGAAGTCCGGCCCGCCGGTTCCGGTCGTCTCCGTCGTGTACGCGAGGCGCGCGGATTTCGTCGACAGCGTCCTGGTGACCGGCTCCTTCGCCGCGCGCGAGGAAATCCTCGTGGCGCCGGAAGTCGACGGCATGCGCGTGCTCGAAATCCGCGCCGAGGTTGGCGACCGCGTGAAAAAAGGCGATGTGCTGGCCGTGCTCGTGACGGAGCAGATCGACGCGCAAATCGCCGCCAACGACGCAGCGCTCGCAAGCGCCACCGCCGCCATTGCGCGGTCGCAGAGCCTGATTGCCGAGCAGGAGGCGCGCGTCGCGGAAGCCGAAGCGCAGCTTGAGCGCGCCCGCCCGCTCGTGAAGTCCAAACACCTGTCCGAAAGCGTCTTCGATCAGCGCATCGCGCTTGCAAAAACGGCGGAGGCCCAACTCGCATCGGCCAAGAGCGCACTCGCTCAGGCAGAAGCGGAAAAGGCGCAGATCCAAGCGCAGCGGCGGGAGCTGGATTGGCGGCACTCCAACGCGGAAGTGCGCGCGCCGACCGATGGTGTCGTGAGCCGTCGCAGCGGCCGCGTCGGCGGCATCGCCACCGCAAGCGCTCTCACCGGCGGCGACACGATGTTTCGCTTGATCGAGAACGGCGAGATCGAGCTCGAAGCCGAGGTCGTCGAGACACACCTCTGGAAGGTGAAGCCGGGTCAGCAGGCGCGCATCCGGGCGTCCGGCGGGATCGAGGTCACGGGCACCGTCCGCCTCGTCTCGCCCGAAGTCGACAAAGCGACACGCCTCGGCAACGTCCGCATTTTCCTCGGCGATAGGGACGACATCAAGATCGGCGCCTTCGGGCGCGGCATCATCGAGACAGGCGCCGGAAGCGCGGTCGCCGTCCCGCTCTCGGCTGTGCTCTACACCGACGACGGCCCGACCGTGCAGGTCGTCGTGGACGGAGAGATCGCCACCCGCAACGTCAAGACGGGCCATGAAACGGCGGGCATGATCGGCATCGAAAGCGGCGTTGCAGAAGGCGAGCTGGTTGTCCAGAAGTCCGGAACCTTCCTGCGCGACGGCGACGCTGTCCGTCCCTTGAAACCGGACGAGGCAACGCCGGGCAAGCTCAGTGAGGCCGGCCGATGA
- a CDS encoding TetR/AcrR family transcriptional regulator: MPKLKPETLRQRRESILDAAERCFARSGFHRTTMQHICKEAGISPGGLYVHFASKEDLIAGITERDRAKLAAKLADLPDAPDLLTALSRLGEHYTLEEPHYKRVLCVEIGCEATRNPAVGEIYRTVDTFCRQSFEQVFAKARESGRIAAEDDPRLLAEVVSLIGDGLFWRRAVHPEFNAQEVLPVLVRMVSELLKPVDPAKEAVRPPPAKPAKKAARARAEAAQ; this comes from the coding sequence ATGCCAAAGCTCAAGCCCGAGACCCTGCGCCAGCGCCGCGAGAGCATCCTCGATGCCGCCGAGCGCTGTTTCGCGCGCTCAGGCTTCCACCGCACCACCATGCAGCACATCTGCAAGGAAGCCGGCATCAGCCCCGGCGGGCTCTACGTCCACTTCGCCTCGAAAGAAGACCTCATCGCGGGGATCACGGAGCGTGACCGGGCGAAACTTGCAGCGAAGCTCGCCGATCTGCCGGATGCGCCGGATCTGCTCACCGCGCTGAGCAGGCTTGGCGAGCACTACACGCTGGAAGAGCCGCACTATAAGCGCGTCCTTTGCGTGGAGATCGGCTGCGAAGCGACGCGGAACCCCGCCGTTGGCGAGATCTATCGCACGGTCGACACGTTTTGCCGTCAAAGCTTCGAGCAGGTCTTCGCAAAGGCCCGCGAAAGCGGCCGGATCGCGGCAGAAGACGATCCCCGTCTGCTGGCCGAAGTTGTGTCCCTGATCGGCGACGGCCTGTTCTGGCGTCGCGCCGTCCACCCCGAGTTTAATGCCCAAGAGGTTCTGCCGGTGCTTGTTCGCATGGTGAGTGAGTTGTTGAAGCCTGTGGATCCGGCAAAAGAGGCGGTGCGCCCGCCCCCCGCCAAGCCCGCGAAAAAGGCCGCGCGTGCTCGTGCGGAGGCTGCCCAATGA
- the bcsS gene encoding cellulose biosynthesis protein BcsS, with product MGLSALFATCNSLASDVELTEKPREWQVWTGADASSNVWLLYSGVTSSPWSRMHEEGLKLRASGGYGEYTYSDRVPSSDPALDPRDREATFHAKTHYAEILVGYLMRFGELTAKAFVGPSIIGHDISPADTETVVIGDEIGLKGVLELWLNMGERGWGSLDMSFSSAHDTASARARTGYRIWPRLSLGVEAAVNVDAQGQCRMDVSSASGCKSAYDRETRLMDYGRAGGFVRYELERGELSLSVGALGDKFSRDGKTEISPYATVNWLTQF from the coding sequence GTGGGACTTTCGGCGCTTTTCGCCACCTGCAATAGCCTCGCATCGGACGTGGAACTCACTGAAAAACCGAGGGAATGGCAGGTGTGGACGGGCGCGGATGCGTCGTCCAACGTCTGGTTGCTCTATTCTGGCGTGACGTCGTCCCCGTGGAGCCGGATGCACGAGGAAGGGCTGAAGCTGCGCGCGTCCGGCGGATATGGCGAGTACACGTATTCGGATCGGGTTCCCTCGTCCGACCCCGCCCTGGACCCCCGCGACCGGGAAGCGACGTTCCACGCCAAGACCCATTACGCCGAGATCCTGGTCGGCTACCTCATGCGCTTCGGCGAGTTGACGGCCAAAGCTTTCGTCGGTCCCTCCATCATCGGCCACGACATCTCGCCCGCCGACACCGAAACGGTGGTTATAGGCGACGAAATCGGCCTGAAAGGCGTGCTGGAGCTGTGGCTGAACATGGGTGAGCGCGGCTGGGGCTCGCTCGATATGTCGTTCTCCTCGGCGCACGACACCGCCTCCGCGCGCGCCCGTACCGGCTATCGCATCTGGCCCAGGCTTTCGCTCGGCGTCGAAGCCGCGGTCAACGTCGATGCGCAGGGCCAATGCCGTATGGACGTTTCCAGCGCGTCCGGCTGCAAGTCCGCCTATGACCGGGAAACGCGCCTGATGGATTACGGACGCGCCGGCGGTTTCGTGCGCTATGAGCTTGAGCGCGGGGAACTTTCGCTGTCCGTCGGCGCGCTCGGCGATAAGTTTTCCCGCGACGGAAAAACTGAAATCTCGCCCTACGCGACGGTCAATTGGCTGACCCAGTTCTGA